In Spirosoma agri, one DNA window encodes the following:
- a CDS encoding insecticidal delta-endotoxin Cry8Ea1 family protein, with protein MFLQNNRRKFLEQTALGAGGMLFFPGLLTSCTDHRIPDPGNSVVPPVGDIASDDDIAKTTVTTILGEIPYVGALLSALVDIFWNTQTDPWDEIKDRVDQVVTQKLSDFVYQQIKDQLGSLSDAVPGGMIGAMTLYLNEVKAYVETSKTNPNADPTSVREQWVATRTVFVTALPLFQSKGYEVSLLGLFTQFANMHLSLLRDGVISGKAWGRSDADQQQDILDLQKAIKGYADYTYDTLELGYANAIAYALDHGKDPCDAAAAGVLYASTMTLLAQDYAATWSYFDVTLYPNGPRIPLRREIYSGLQGYCKGFDLVKKYGFNPTDSFYAGYSTPPQKVPTQLTIWGGEVIEGVQVTYPTGGGLNGITQTVRMGLDSLNGGSTQPPRGGMFNLSPTNPIVLIRLSFNKYPPDYSADILGVSAIQFVYKDGATSPWTGTLNNSNIVEVKPPYGHYISSVYFGAYLVVFGLQYINLEAPKSTDAVQLIYKTSPKERTAADFARAFPELGITQALITDDLKKARQEYWATIKARAKALN; from the coding sequence ATGTTTTTACAAAATAACCGCCGAAAATTTCTGGAGCAAACGGCATTGGGTGCCGGTGGTATGCTCTTTTTCCCAGGGCTGCTGACCAGCTGCACCGATCACCGTATTCCTGATCCCGGTAATTCTGTTGTTCCGCCGGTAGGGGATATCGCGTCGGATGACGACATTGCTAAAACAACTGTCACAACCATACTTGGTGAGATACCTTACGTGGGTGCACTCCTAAGCGCGTTGGTTGATATCTTTTGGAACACCCAGACAGACCCGTGGGATGAGATAAAAGACCGGGTAGATCAAGTAGTAACTCAGAAGCTTAGTGATTTTGTCTACCAGCAGATCAAGGATCAATTGGGCAGTTTGAGCGATGCTGTACCAGGAGGCATGATTGGCGCAATGACATTGTATCTAAATGAAGTCAAAGCCTATGTAGAGACCTCTAAGACAAATCCAAATGCAGATCCAACCAGCGTTAGAGAGCAGTGGGTAGCTACCCGGACTGTTTTTGTGACGGCCCTTCCTCTTTTTCAATCGAAAGGGTATGAGGTGTCACTGCTGGGGCTGTTTACGCAGTTTGCCAACATGCACCTATCGTTATTACGTGATGGGGTAATCAGTGGAAAAGCCTGGGGCAGGAGCGATGCCGACCAGCAGCAAGATATTCTCGACTTACAGAAAGCGATAAAAGGTTATGCTGACTACACTTACGATACACTTGAATTAGGTTATGCTAATGCCATTGCTTATGCGTTAGACCACGGTAAAGATCCTTGTGATGCTGCGGCAGCCGGTGTTCTTTATGCGAGTACTATGACTCTACTCGCACAAGACTACGCTGCAACCTGGTCCTATTTTGATGTGACCCTCTACCCTAACGGACCAAGGATACCGTTAAGACGTGAGATTTACTCGGGCCTGCAGGGCTATTGCAAGGGATTTGATCTCGTAAAAAAATATGGGTTTAACCCTACAGATTCGTTCTACGCTGGCTATAGTACTCCGCCCCAAAAGGTCCCTACTCAACTAACCATCTGGGGCGGGGAAGTTATTGAAGGGGTGCAGGTAACGTATCCGACAGGTGGTGGACTAAACGGTATTACACAAACGGTCCGGATGGGACTTGATAGTTTGAATGGAGGGAGTACCCAGCCGCCACGTGGGGGTATGTTTAATCTATCACCTACCAACCCAATTGTCCTTATTCGACTCAGTTTTAACAAGTACCCACCCGACTACAGCGCTGATATTCTTGGCGTATCGGCGATTCAGTTTGTGTATAAAGACGGGGCAACTAGCCCCTGGACCGGTACTCTGAACAATTCCAATATCGTTGAGGTAAAACCTCCGTACGGGCATTATATATCAAGTGTATACTTCGGTGCCTATCTCGTAGTGTTTGGCCTCCAATACATAAACCTAGAGGCCCCCAAAAGCACAGACGCCGTTCAGCTCATTTATAAAACAAGCCCCAAAGAACGGACGGCGGCTGACTTTGCCCGAGCTTTCCCGGAACTTGGTATTACACAGGCTCTGATCACTGACGACTTGAAGAAAGCGCGTCAGGAATACTGGGCTACTATCAAAGCGCGAGCGAAAGCCCTCAACTAA
- a CDS encoding serine hydrolase domain-containing protein encodes MFSFSFSSVFSTARRTSLVGRRITQFGLICLCILAVSCTDHQVPDLSSERRVQLAVDSVRRVLEDSLGQPVPSMNVLIQTPSQTYFASAVAPGRQPLTPDTYFRFASNSKNFTATAILTMYQDGWLDYKAKITDLIPGANLPYVPTTPDWNIPYKSQITIEQLLQHSAGVYDTDNDTIPGLRGETYTNYVQTRDSTHQFTTEGLIKPLIDHQLKYFVPGNGQHYSNTGYAILSRIIERVYSAKSGRTRTYADYLYDHITGPNSRVPIPVSFPYQASDQLLPQPSVASLIRNSTKWGVGFGPVNMSAHVAEGNGYGTMAALNKYIRSLMRGENVLSKQTVQLMQTDVSAAKREYGLGTELFNNLGYGHNGAIAGYLSVMTYDPNTDVSVVAMLPLWDFVRGQASFNTCFFHMYYAGYAAKRALGYPIIR; translated from the coding sequence ATGTTCTCCTTTTCATTTTCATCCGTGTTTTCAACGGCTCGTCGTACTTCATTAGTAGGGCGTCGGATCACCCAGTTTGGCCTGATTTGTCTGTGTATTCTAGCGGTATCCTGTACCGATCATCAGGTACCCGATTTAAGTTCAGAACGACGTGTTCAGCTGGCTGTCGATAGCGTACGGCGCGTACTGGAAGATAGTCTGGGGCAGCCAGTCCCCTCGATGAATGTGCTGATCCAGACCCCTAGCCAAACCTATTTCGCTTCGGCGGTCGCCCCGGGTCGGCAGCCCCTTACCCCGGATACCTACTTCCGGTTTGCCAGCAATAGTAAAAACTTTACCGCCACCGCCATTTTGACGATGTACCAGGATGGCTGGCTTGACTACAAAGCGAAAATCACCGATCTGATTCCGGGTGCCAACCTGCCCTACGTGCCCACTACCCCGGACTGGAATATTCCCTACAAAAGTCAGATCACCATCGAGCAACTGCTTCAGCATAGCGCCGGGGTCTACGATACCGATAATGATACCATACCCGGCCTTCGCGGGGAGACCTATACGAACTATGTCCAAACCCGGGATTCGACCCATCAGTTTACCACCGAAGGGCTGATCAAGCCTTTGATCGATCACCAGTTAAAATACTTCGTTCCGGGTAATGGACAGCACTACAGTAATACTGGCTACGCCATACTCAGTCGCATCATAGAGCGGGTATATTCGGCCAAGAGCGGTCGGACCAGAACGTACGCTGATTACCTCTACGATCACATAACCGGACCCAACAGCCGGGTACCCATTCCGGTTTCGTTTCCCTACCAAGCCAGCGACCAGCTGTTGCCCCAGCCCAGCGTAGCCAGCCTGATCCGGAACTCAACCAAGTGGGGTGTGGGCTTCGGTCCGGTCAACATGAGTGCCCACGTGGCCGAAGGCAATGGCTATGGCACTATGGCGGCCCTGAACAAGTATATCCGCTCGCTGATGCGGGGTGAGAACGTACTCTCCAAACAAACCGTGCAGTTGATGCAAACCGACGTATCAGCGGCCAAACGAGAGTATGGCTTAGGCACTGAGCTATTCAACAACCTGGGCTACGGCCATAACGGGGCCATTGCGGGCTACTTGTCGGTGATGACCTATGATCCGAACACCGACGTATCGGTGGTAGCGATGCTTCCGCTTTGGGACTTTGTCAGAGGTCAGGCATCCTTCAACACCTGTTTCTTTCACATGTATTATGCGGGCTATGCGGCCAAGAGGGCCCTGGGCTATCCAATTATACGATAG